One Peribacillus simplex NBRC 15720 = DSM 1321 genomic region harbors:
- the sdaAB gene encoding L-serine ammonia-lyase, iron-sulfur-dependent subunit beta produces the protein MKYRSAFDIIGPVMIGPSSSHTAGAARIGRVARTLFGKQPKKAIISLYGSFAKTYRGHGTDVAVVGGILDFDTDDERIPASLTIAEEAGMEVSFTIEDTVTDHPNTVKIRLFDEDKELELVGISIGGGTIEITELNTFKLKLSGENPAILVVHNDVFGIISSVSTVLANHEINVGHMEVSRKDKGQMALMVIEVDQKIKGDVMKEIEGLENVSQVIRMVE, from the coding sequence ATGAAATACAGATCTGCATTCGATATAATCGGTCCCGTCATGATTGGACCTTCAAGCTCACATACAGCAGGAGCTGCCAGAATTGGCAGAGTAGCAAGGACATTATTCGGAAAGCAACCGAAGAAAGCCATTATTTCTTTATATGGTTCTTTTGCAAAAACATACAGGGGACACGGTACGGATGTCGCTGTCGTAGGCGGGATATTGGATTTCGATACGGATGATGAACGAATCCCTGCCTCTTTAACGATAGCGGAAGAAGCCGGTATGGAAGTTTCCTTTACAATCGAGGATACTGTGACGGATCATCCTAATACAGTCAAAATCAGACTGTTCGACGAAGATAAAGAATTAGAACTTGTTGGGATCTCGATTGGCGGCGGAACGATAGAAATAACGGAGTTGAATACGTTCAAGCTTAAATTGTCAGGTGAAAATCCAGCCATTTTAGTCGTGCATAACGATGTGTTTGGAATAATTTCTTCCGTTTCGACAGTGTTGGCTAATCATGAGATTAACGTTGGACATATGGAAGTTTCACGAAAAGATAAAGGTCAAATGGCCCTTATGGTGATTGAAGTCGATCAGAAAATCAAGGGCGATGTCATGAAGGAAATTGAAGGATTGGAAAACGTGTCGCAAGTCATAAGGATGGTTGAATGA
- the brnQ gene encoding branched-chain amino acid transport system II carrier protein — MSNKVPSSFIVVIGFMLFALFFGAGNLIFPPMLGQSAGTNVWSANAGFLVTGVGLPLLGVLALGFSGKDDLQSLASRVHPVFGIVFTTVLYLAIGPLFAMPRTGNVSFEIGVKPFLPEDSGPLPLLIFTIIFFTVSCLLSLNPAKIVEIVGKVLTPIKLTFIGILVVVAFVNPIGDFQAPAEHYMVQPFFNGFREGYLTMDTLASFVFGIIIINAIKEKGAKTKKQIMIVCGKATAIAAVILATIYTALSYMGASSVGELGRLDNGGIVLAKVSDYYFGAYGGLLLGLMITVACITTSVGLITSCSTYFHKLFPNLPYKTIAISLSIFSAIIANIGLTELIAISVPVMTAIYPLAIVLIFLTFLHSLFKGRPEVYQGSLLLTFIVSLFDGLNGAGVHISFINDFFTAILPMYEAGLGWIIPAIVGGFIGYASSVLRSKFGHNHQID; from the coding sequence TTGTCTAATAAGGTACCATCTTCATTTATAGTAGTGATTGGGTTCATGTTATTTGCCCTTTTCTTTGGGGCAGGGAATTTAATTTTCCCGCCGATGCTTGGTCAATCAGCAGGTACAAATGTCTGGTCAGCTAATGCAGGGTTTTTGGTCACAGGAGTAGGACTACCGTTACTTGGTGTGCTGGCACTCGGTTTTTCTGGAAAAGATGACTTACAATCATTAGCGAGCCGTGTCCATCCAGTCTTTGGTATTGTATTCACAACCGTTCTTTATTTAGCCATTGGTCCATTATTCGCAATGCCTAGAACAGGAAACGTTTCTTTTGAGATCGGTGTAAAACCTTTTTTGCCTGAAGATTCAGGTCCATTGCCTTTACTTATCTTCACTATCATCTTTTTTACAGTTTCGTGCCTTCTTTCGCTCAATCCTGCGAAAATTGTCGAAATTGTGGGGAAAGTTTTAACACCCATCAAGTTGACGTTCATTGGTATCCTGGTGGTAGTCGCTTTCGTTAATCCAATTGGAGATTTTCAAGCACCTGCCGAGCACTATATGGTTCAACCATTTTTCAATGGGTTCAGAGAAGGATATTTAACGATGGATACTCTTGCATCTTTTGTTTTTGGCATCATCATCATTAATGCCATCAAAGAAAAAGGTGCTAAAACAAAAAAACAAATAATGATCGTTTGTGGAAAAGCGACTGCCATTGCGGCCGTTATCCTTGCTACTATTTATACAGCTCTCTCTTATATGGGTGCTTCAAGCGTTGGGGAACTTGGACGCTTGGATAATGGAGGCATTGTCTTGGCAAAAGTCTCGGATTATTACTTTGGAGCATATGGTGGGCTATTATTAGGATTAATGATCACAGTGGCTTGCATAACGACAAGCGTAGGACTCATTACATCTTGCTCGACATACTTCCATAAGCTATTTCCAAATCTGCCTTACAAAACAATTGCCATAAGTTTATCCATATTCAGTGCAATAATTGCCAATATTGGACTAACCGAGTTAATCGCCATTTCAGTACCTGTTATGACAGCCATTTATCCATTAGCCATTGTTTTGATCTTCTTAACATTTCTTCATTCCTTATTTAAAGGAAGACCTGAAGTTTATCAAGGCAGTTTACTTTTAACATTCATCGTCAGTTTATTCGATGGATTAAATGGAGCAGGTGTACACATTTCATTCATCAATGATTTCTTCACTGCAATACTTCCTATGTATGAGGCAGGACTAGGATGGATCATCCCTGCCATTGTTGGAGGATTCATTGGGTATGCCAGCAGCGTCTTACGGTCGAAATTCGGTCATAATCACCAAATAGATTAA
- a CDS encoding DinB family protein, translated as MKRRALLVSALSGYEEEIGRWLWCLEDVRRTLISELTGISQNILDSKIDERQTIGSILYHIALIEADWLYEEVLVTEWDSEISALFPLGCRAEDGSLSHIEGQTLEEHFYRLNKVREVFLSNFRTMDLTDWRKPRVLEQYDVTPEWVVYHLIEHESHHRGQIFQLLKKLRNE; from the coding sequence GTGAAGAGAAGAGCATTACTGGTTTCTGCATTATCGGGATATGAAGAGGAAATTGGGCGGTGGCTATGGTGTTTAGAAGATGTTCGCCGTACGCTTATATCGGAATTGACTGGAATCAGCCAAAATATACTCGATTCGAAAATCGATGAAAGGCAAACGATTGGCTCGATATTATATCACATAGCGCTGATAGAGGCAGATTGGTTATACGAGGAGGTCCTTGTTACGGAATGGGATTCGGAAATATCCGCCTTGTTTCCATTAGGATGCCGTGCTGAAGATGGCTCCCTAAGCCACATTGAAGGACAAACATTAGAAGAACACTTCTACCGTCTCAATAAGGTACGTGAAGTATTTCTTTCAAACTTTCGCACAATGGACCTAACGGATTGGCGAAAACCGAGGGTACTTGAACAATATGACGTCACACCTGAATGGGTCGTTTATCATTTGATTGAACATGAATCACATCATAGGGGTCAGATTTTTCAATTGCTGAAGAAATTACGGAATGAATGA
- the sdaAA gene encoding L-serine ammonia-lyase, iron-sulfur-dependent, subunit alpha — MFRNVAELVELAESKNVKIAEIMILQEMEFSSLSREQIIEKMDRNLTVMEQAVERGLKGVQSVTGLTGGDAVLLQNYIKSGKALAGDLLLDAVSKAVATNEVNAAMGMICATPTAGSAGVVPGTLFAVKEKLNPTRAEMIEFLFTSAAFGFVVANNASISGAAGGCQAEVGSASGMAAAAIVELAGGTPSQAAEAMAITLKNMLGLVCDPVAGLVEVPCVKRNAMGASNAITAADMALAGITSRIPCDEVIDAMYKIGLTMPVALRETAEGGLAATPTGRRLAKEIFGSYK; from the coding sequence ATGTTCCGAAATGTAGCAGAGTTGGTTGAACTTGCTGAAAGTAAAAATGTAAAAATCGCGGAGATCATGATTTTACAAGAAATGGAGTTCTCAAGCCTGTCGAGAGAACAGATCATTGAAAAGATGGACAGGAATTTGACCGTGATGGAACAAGCGGTGGAAAGAGGTCTGAAAGGTGTGCAATCCGTTACAGGCCTAACGGGCGGAGATGCCGTTCTTTTGCAAAATTATATCAAGTCGGGCAAGGCACTCGCAGGCGATTTATTATTGGATGCCGTCAGTAAAGCTGTTGCGACGAACGAAGTGAATGCTGCAATGGGAATGATTTGTGCCACTCCGACTGCAGGTTCTGCGGGCGTTGTTCCCGGTACATTATTTGCCGTGAAAGAAAAATTAAACCCGACCCGAGCAGAGATGATTGAATTTCTTTTCACTTCCGCTGCCTTCGGATTCGTGGTTGCAAACAATGCTTCCATTTCTGGAGCGGCTGGTGGCTGCCAAGCAGAAGTGGGCTCGGCAAGTGGAATGGCCGCAGCTGCGATAGTAGAACTGGCCGGCGGTACACCAAGCCAAGCTGCAGAAGCGATGGCGATCACATTGAAAAATATGCTTGGATTGGTTTGTGATCCAGTGGCAGGATTGGTTGAAGTTCCTTGCGTGAAACGTAACGCAATGGGTGCATCCAACGCAATAACGGCAGCTGATATGGCACTTGCAGGCATTACGAGCCGCATTCCATGTGACGAAGTTATCGATGCCATGTATAAAATAGGTTTGACCATGCCAGTTGCACTTCGTGAAACGGCAGAAGGCGGCCTGGCTGCGACTCCTACTGGGCGTAGATTGGCAAAGGAAATTTTCGGTTCATATAAATAA
- a CDS encoding bifunctional metallophosphatase/5'-nucleotidase produces the protein MGKKKIVKIASATIMAATAIVAVAPAPSDAATSLNSKIKTAKAAIKKPFDTYFYTSKLASVSTVEKQIKSAKQAKKDINSTIKKSMLSKKEKDAKYKEIEAYDKYITRSEGYVKGYKAAEKAKAAHGKSISSLTNSILAKKSIDIRNQYEALDKAVKKTDKDIKDTVYGAKIEKLLYDKFTKSTKTALSGDLKVPYYYEKAAYWVKKGDLKTADKRMQTVSSQLKKVSKTSKLGKAIHAYVKEVKGKYDEAVYAEKKKEVAKRVNAYVALANGELKTKEQINAAKKAKAAINLNGIKESDRKEFLAKIALADKKVAAAEEALKNPAKAITLSLMHTNDTHAHLDNVAKRVTAVKEVRKSKPQALLVDAGDVFSGTLYFNEFKGQADLRFMNLMKYDVMTFGNHEFDLGSSAEGHQALADFIKGAQFPFVSSNVDFSKDDKFKGLFSDLISSKPEQGKIYNGIVKQVDGQKVGFFGLTTEETKDISSPGSIEFENYLEEAEKAVKAFKGMGVNKIVAVSHIGYDDNAAYDNDLTLAAKVKGIDVIVGGHSHTQLDAPVVVDKDDKGKTKEPTVIVQGYQYSDYLGTIDVNFDKEGKIVGQAGQLIKLSEKQDDAEAAKVLETYSSKIKELKDTQTGASAVKALETPRDAGDATKPSVRKNETELGNLITDGMLSKAKEFNKDAVIAFQNGGGIRAGIDQGEITLGEILTVLPFGNTLATMKLTGAEINEALEHSVSLAPKENGGFLHVSGMKFSYDSSKEAGNRVTKVEVLGQDGTYSELDATKEYVVATNAFTAKGGDGFTVFKKAYEEGRVTDIGLADWENLRDYVSELKTVNPSIEGRIKDVAGSNTDPTVVLAKDFGGTADAPKTHEGNVVVDITDIASLENAVVKGNLTLTGTPPDNFTFSQVTVEGNLDLSGLNGKTVSMSGVTVNGETIL, from the coding sequence AATGTTAAGCAAAAAAGAAAAAGATGCCAAATACAAAGAAATCGAAGCTTATGATAAGTACATCACTCGTTCAGAAGGTTATGTAAAAGGGTATAAAGCGGCTGAGAAAGCAAAAGCTGCACATGGCAAATCGATTAGCTCCCTTACGAATTCAATACTTGCCAAGAAATCAATTGATATCAGGAATCAATACGAGGCACTGGATAAAGCCGTGAAAAAGACAGATAAAGATATTAAAGATACTGTTTACGGTGCGAAAATCGAAAAGCTCTTATACGATAAATTCACTAAATCGACCAAAACAGCTTTGAGCGGTGACCTGAAAGTTCCGTACTACTATGAAAAAGCTGCTTACTGGGTGAAGAAGGGTGATTTAAAGACCGCGGACAAGCGGATGCAAACCGTTTCTTCGCAGTTGAAAAAGGTCAGCAAAACATCCAAGCTCGGAAAAGCCATACACGCCTATGTTAAAGAAGTGAAAGGTAAGTATGATGAAGCAGTATATGCAGAAAAGAAAAAAGAAGTGGCAAAACGGGTCAATGCCTATGTAGCTCTTGCCAATGGGGAACTTAAAACGAAAGAACAGATAAACGCGGCTAAAAAGGCGAAAGCAGCCATTAATTTAAATGGAATCAAGGAGTCGGACCGAAAGGAATTCCTAGCGAAAATAGCATTGGCGGATAAGAAAGTCGCTGCCGCTGAAGAAGCCTTGAAAAATCCAGCGAAGGCGATCACGCTTTCCTTGATGCATACGAATGACACGCATGCCCACTTGGATAATGTGGCCAAAAGGGTGACGGCTGTTAAGGAAGTGCGTAAGAGTAAGCCGCAAGCACTTTTGGTTGATGCTGGTGATGTATTCTCGGGAACTCTCTATTTTAATGAATTCAAAGGGCAGGCTGATCTTCGCTTCATGAATTTAATGAAATATGACGTCATGACATTCGGGAATCATGAGTTTGATTTGGGATCAAGCGCCGAAGGGCATCAAGCTTTGGCTGACTTCATTAAAGGGGCACAGTTCCCATTTGTCAGTTCGAATGTGGACTTCTCCAAAGATGATAAGTTCAAGGGACTATTCTCGGATTTGATTTCAAGTAAGCCAGAGCAAGGGAAGATATACAATGGAATCGTAAAACAAGTGGATGGCCAAAAGGTAGGGTTCTTCGGGCTTACAACTGAAGAGACGAAAGACATTTCAAGTCCAGGAAGTATAGAATTTGAAAACTATCTTGAAGAAGCCGAAAAAGCGGTCAAGGCGTTCAAAGGCATGGGTGTCAATAAGATAGTTGCCGTATCCCATATTGGTTATGATGACAATGCAGCTTATGACAATGATTTAACATTAGCTGCCAAGGTCAAGGGCATCGACGTGATTGTGGGCGGACATAGCCATACGCAGTTAGACGCCCCCGTTGTTGTTGACAAAGATGATAAAGGGAAAACGAAAGAGCCGACTGTCATCGTTCAAGGGTATCAATATAGCGACTATTTAGGAACGATCGATGTGAACTTCGATAAGGAAGGCAAGATTGTCGGACAAGCCGGTCAGCTGATTAAGCTTTCTGAAAAACAGGATGATGCTGAAGCGGCAAAAGTGCTCGAAACATACTCCTCTAAGATTAAGGAGCTGAAGGATACGCAGACTGGTGCATCTGCTGTGAAAGCCTTGGAAACACCGCGTGATGCAGGAGATGCAACGAAGCCGAGTGTTCGTAAAAATGAAACGGAACTGGGTAATTTAATTACGGATGGAATGCTTAGTAAAGCGAAAGAATTCAATAAGGATGCAGTCATAGCTTTCCAAAATGGCGGGGGCATCCGCGCTGGCATCGATCAAGGTGAGATCACTTTAGGGGAAATCCTAACCGTTTTACCGTTTGGGAATACGTTAGCGACGATGAAGCTTACAGGTGCAGAAATCAATGAAGCATTAGAGCATAGTGTAAGCCTCGCTCCTAAGGAAAATGGCGGCTTCCTGCATGTTTCCGGAATGAAATTCAGCTACGACAGTTCGAAGGAAGCAGGCAATCGTGTCACAAAGGTTGAAGTCCTGGGACAAGATGGAACATATTCCGAATTGGATGCAACGAAGGAATATGTCGTGGCGACCAATGCTTTTACAGCCAAGGGCGGAGATGGTTTCACCGTTTTCAAGAAGGCTTATGAAGAAGGAAGAGTGACCGATATCGGACTCGCTGATTGGGAGAATTTACGGGATTATGTAAGCGAGCTGAAAACTGTCAATCCAAGCATCGAAGGACGCATCAAGGATGTTGCCGGAAGCAATACAGACCCGACTGTGGTATTGGCTAAGGACTTTGGCGGAACGGCTGATGCCCCAAAAACACATGAAGGTAATGTAGTTGTGGACATCACGGATATTGCTTCATTAGAAAATGCAGTGGTTAAAGGGAATCTTACATTAACGGGAACTCCTCCGGATAACTTTACTTTTTCACAGGTTACAGTCGAGGGTAATTTGGATTTATCGGGACTTAACGGTAAGACCGTGAGCATGAGCGGTGTCACGGTGAATGGCGAAACCATTCTTTAA
- a CDS encoding endonuclease: protein MKKNGISKLFFAILIVLSTVLPNAAAAKAEGTISVMEAINNNSGTATVKGYIVGTAKSGTSYQQTSPFTESTNIGIADSPDETDVKKIMPVQLPAGNIRTALNLVEHPELLKAQVTITGKLEKYFSVPGLKSATDYTIITDGGTTPEQPDVKVLDSIAEARTNTEDVVQVDGVVTTGLGYWGGKGFYIQDETAGLYVYGSSWPADVKQGDKVTLIGKVSAYNKELQIQPTSLKVVSSGNELPEIQKIDASGVNEETQGELVTIEKATITELAASGTYGTFEFKAEDTEGKSVIVRHDNRTGSSYEDFLNSFKVGDVISVTGIGSRFNDMYQLKPRGIEDYELVNKPAVYADIFPGTVSENTKVSLESGWQEAKIHYTLDGSTPTSSSALYTEPIILTKDTVIKAIAVNDKTSEVFTFAYTVTKTNEVKIRDIQGMNHFSSYENQLVSGVEGVVTYVKDANNFYIQDPNPDKDLTTSEGILVYNKAHGLKAGDHIKVAGKVVEWYIEGYTEMKTTDLPTTELTNTTIEKLGTAAIPEPIVIGKDVIPPSENIDDDRLTDFNPSEDGIDFYESLEGMLVQVYNPKVVAPQDYGELVVIPGNMETTTAVGGVKITETDFNPERITLDINDESFAAKTGDFFEGSVTGVISYGYSNYRVVTDKAQLPALKDGGTAREVTSLEKDADKLSIASYNIENFSTQTANSKVETIATSIITNLKQPDIIGVTEMQDNDGATDSGTTDSAQSAKKLTDKIKELGGPQYQFIDIAPEDKLDGGAPGGNIRVGFLYNVDRVKLTEGTKGTATQSVAFKDGKLTLNPGRIEPTDPAFTSSRKPLAAQFEFKGESVVVVANHFNSKGGDQPLFGKNQPPFLSSETQRLQIASIVNRFVSDIKSQDAKANIVLLGDFNDFEFSAPLKTLKGKDLTNMIEKVPFEKRYSYTYQGNSQVLDHILVSNNMAAATKVDIVHINSSFMEVQGRASDHDPVLISTSLSESGGVEPPAPEKTYHVTNVKTKRLTIASPSVLIDLDETSNIEEGIWLKGSYAVLKGLGLKNAAVTIKPDKEGAIIDFGGMAVKEVIIDNANVKEIRGAENVQKWSVTEGVDTSNIKFVNSKGEAIASPFDPKENHPPVVTKKLENLEVKAGSKVTIDLSEHFSDPDGDKLTFSSTIGTVTGQTLTLPANEAGTYLVAVKAEDQLSEVVARFTLTVSNDKPLEAYYETAAGKTGTELKSVLNSIIKGHTMLTYDQVWNALKETDEDPVNKQNVILLYSGKSISKNANGGNTGQWNREHVWAKSHGDFGTSKGPGTDLHHLRPADVTVNGKRGHLDFDEGGQTYSGCECKFDSDSWEPPDHVKGDIARMLFYMAVRYEGNGELDLELSDTVNTYPKPLHGKLSTLLKWNDLDPVDDFESHRNDVIYDWQNNRNPFIDHPEWASEIWGAAKSIDEKKAS, encoded by the coding sequence TTGAAGAAGAATGGGATAAGCAAGCTTTTCTTTGCCATACTGATCGTGCTGTCAACGGTTTTGCCAAATGCAGCCGCTGCAAAAGCAGAAGGGACAATATCGGTAATGGAAGCGATTAATAATAACAGTGGAACGGCGACGGTGAAGGGATACATCGTCGGTACGGCTAAAAGCGGTACAAGCTATCAACAAACATCGCCTTTTACTGAAAGTACGAATATAGGTATTGCGGATAGTCCGGATGAAACGGATGTTAAGAAAATCATGCCTGTTCAGCTTCCAGCCGGAAATATCCGAACGGCTTTGAATTTGGTCGAACATCCGGAATTACTCAAAGCGCAGGTGACAATTACGGGGAAGCTGGAAAAGTACTTTTCAGTACCCGGTCTGAAATCCGCAACGGATTACACGATCATCACTGATGGGGGAACAACTCCTGAACAGCCTGATGTGAAGGTTCTGGACTCCATTGCCGAGGCACGCACGAATACTGAAGATGTAGTGCAGGTCGATGGGGTGGTCACCACGGGGCTTGGTTATTGGGGAGGAAAAGGCTTTTATATCCAAGATGAAACGGCTGGACTATATGTTTATGGTTCTTCGTGGCCTGCGGATGTAAAGCAAGGGGATAAGGTTACTTTAATCGGAAAAGTATCCGCTTATAATAAGGAATTACAAATCCAACCAACCTCCCTTAAAGTGGTTTCTTCTGGGAATGAACTTCCTGAAATCCAAAAAATTGATGCATCTGGCGTCAATGAGGAAACACAGGGTGAGCTGGTAACCATTGAAAAAGCGACCATTACAGAATTGGCGGCATCGGGAACATACGGAACATTCGAATTCAAGGCGGAAGATACTGAAGGGAAATCTGTAATCGTTCGCCATGATAACCGGACCGGTTCGAGTTATGAAGATTTCCTGAATAGCTTTAAAGTAGGGGATGTCATTTCCGTAACCGGAATCGGATCGAGGTTCAATGACATGTATCAGTTGAAGCCGCGTGGTATTGAAGATTATGAACTGGTGAACAAACCAGCCGTATACGCGGATATTTTCCCTGGTACGGTAAGTGAAAATACAAAAGTATCACTTGAATCTGGTTGGCAAGAAGCGAAAATCCACTATACGCTGGATGGATCCACACCGACGTCTTCAAGTGCCTTGTACACAGAACCTATCATTTTAACGAAAGATACTGTCATCAAGGCAATCGCTGTCAATGACAAGACATCAGAAGTTTTCACATTTGCCTATACCGTTACCAAAACCAATGAAGTGAAGATTCGTGACATTCAGGGGATGAATCATTTTTCATCATATGAAAATCAACTCGTCTCAGGTGTGGAAGGTGTGGTCACTTATGTAAAAGATGCAAATAACTTTTATATCCAAGATCCCAACCCGGATAAGGACTTAACGACTTCCGAGGGAATACTAGTGTACAACAAAGCACATGGTCTAAAAGCGGGAGATCATATCAAAGTGGCAGGTAAAGTCGTCGAGTGGTATATCGAAGGATACACTGAAATGAAAACGACTGATCTGCCAACAACTGAATTGACTAATACGACTATTGAAAAGCTTGGCACTGCAGCGATACCAGAACCAATCGTCATTGGAAAAGATGTCATTCCGCCGTCTGAGAACATAGATGATGATAGATTGACAGACTTTAATCCGAGCGAAGACGGCATTGATTTCTACGAGAGTCTGGAAGGAATGCTCGTGCAAGTATATAACCCGAAAGTGGTTGCTCCTCAAGACTATGGTGAATTGGTCGTGATTCCAGGGAATATGGAAACGACGACTGCAGTTGGAGGCGTCAAAATAACAGAAACGGATTTCAATCCTGAAAGAATTACCCTGGATATAAATGATGAATCATTTGCAGCGAAAACGGGTGATTTCTTTGAAGGCTCGGTTACGGGTGTCATCAGCTATGGATATAGCAACTATAGGGTAGTGACGGATAAAGCTCAGCTGCCGGCGTTAAAGGATGGCGGTACGGCTCGGGAAGTGACATCTTTAGAGAAGGATGCTGATAAGTTATCGATCGCTTCCTATAATATAGAGAATTTCTCCACTCAAACCGCTAATTCTAAAGTTGAAACGATCGCAACATCCATCATTACCAATCTTAAACAACCCGATATCATCGGCGTAACGGAAATGCAAGATAATGATGGGGCAACAGATAGCGGGACAACGGATTCTGCTCAAAGTGCCAAGAAGTTAACCGACAAAATAAAAGAGCTGGGCGGACCGCAATATCAATTCATCGATATCGCTCCAGAAGATAAACTTGATGGCGGGGCACCCGGCGGGAATATCCGTGTAGGCTTTTTATATAATGTGGACCGTGTCAAATTGACTGAAGGAACGAAAGGAACGGCAACACAGTCCGTGGCTTTCAAAGATGGAAAACTTACCTTGAACCCTGGACGAATCGAGCCTACCGATCCCGCCTTCACTTCAAGCAGGAAGCCTTTAGCCGCTCAATTCGAATTTAAAGGCGAAAGCGTAGTGGTGGTGGCCAATCATTTTAATTCCAAGGGCGGTGACCAGCCATTATTCGGCAAAAACCAGCCTCCTTTCCTTTCTAGTGAAACGCAAAGGCTTCAGATTGCCTCCATCGTCAATCGGTTTGTCAGTGATATCAAGTCACAGGATGCCAAAGCGAATATCGTCTTGCTTGGAGACTTTAATGATTTTGAATTTTCGGCACCGCTTAAAACATTAAAGGGCAAAGATCTAACAAATATGATCGAGAAAGTCCCTTTTGAAAAACGTTATTCTTACACATATCAAGGCAATTCACAAGTACTGGACCATATCCTGGTATCGAATAATATGGCCGCGGCCACGAAAGTCGATATTGTCCATATTAACTCATCCTTCATGGAAGTTCAGGGAAGAGCAAGCGATCATGACCCTGTATTGATTTCAACCTCGTTATCTGAATCAGGTGGTGTTGAACCTCCTGCTCCAGAAAAAACGTATCATGTAACAAACGTTAAAACAAAAAGACTAACGATTGCTTCACCTAGTGTTTTGATCGATCTTGACGAAACATCCAACATCGAAGAAGGTATCTGGTTAAAAGGTTCATATGCTGTACTCAAAGGCCTTGGGCTGAAGAATGCAGCTGTGACGATAAAACCGGATAAGGAGGGCGCAATCATTGATTTTGGAGGCATGGCGGTGAAGGAAGTCATCATTGACAACGCCAATGTAAAAGAAATCAGGGGCGCTGAAAACGTTCAGAAATGGTCGGTAACAGAAGGTGTCGACACATCGAATATCAAGTTTGTCAATTCGAAAGGGGAAGCAATTGCTTCCCCTTTCGACCCTAAAGAAAATCATCCGCCCGTTGTAACGAAAAAACTGGAAAATCTTGAAGTGAAAGCCGGTTCCAAGGTCACCATCGATTTGAGTGAGCACTTCTCAGATCCAGATGGAGATAAGCTGACCTTTTCATCCACTATCGGTACAGTCACAGGCCAGACATTAACCCTTCCTGCAAATGAAGCTGGAACATACCTTGTCGCAGTCAAGGCCGAGGACCAGCTATCAGAAGTGGTTGCTCGTTTCACGTTGACCGTATCGAATGATAAGCCGCTTGAAGCTTATTACGAAACGGCGGCAGGAAAAACGGGAACGGAATTGAAATCGGTTCTGAACTCGATAATTAAGGGGCATACGATGTTAACTTATGATCAAGTGTGGAATGCCCTTAAAGAAACGGATGAAGACCCGGTGAACAAACAGAATGTCATCTTGCTTTACTCTGGAAAATCCATCTCGAAGAACGCGAATGGGGGCAATACCGGACAATGGAACCGCGAACATGTTTGGGCAAAGTCCCACGGTGATTTTGGGACAAGCAAAGGTCCCGGGACAGACCTTCATCACCTCCGTCCCGCTGATGTGACAGTGAATGGTAAACGGGGCCACCTTGATTTCGACGAGGGCGGTCAAACATATAGTGGATGTGAATGTAAGTTTGATTCAGATTCATGGGAGCCGCCAGATCATGTTAAAGGCGATATAGCAAGGATGTTATTTTACATGGCCGTCCGGTATGAAGGAAATGGAGAGTTGGATCTTGAATTATCCGATACAGTCAATACGTATCCGAAGCCGCTTCATGGAAAGCTATCGACACTTTTGAAATGGAATGATCTCGATCCAGTCGACGATTTCGAGAGCCATCGCAATGATGTCATTTATGACTGGCAAAATAACCGCAACCCATTCATCGACCATCCTGAATGGGCATCCGAAATTTGGGGTGCAGCTAAATCCATCGATGAGAAAAAAGCGAGTTAA